The Hoplias malabaricus isolate fHopMal1 chromosome 9, fHopMal1.hap1, whole genome shotgun sequence genome contains a region encoding:
- the ssx2ipa gene encoding synovial sarcoma, X breakpoint 2 interacting protein a isoform X3, protein MEEWLNTHTPSLDTKDLSSISHISSVSPLGQNLTVTEPKNSYSLENTFCTEDNIQHCVTYISQEVGSLGLSPVCVESSGSEVRLNTTSVLNLLYELLQLNRRKQHHLQELENQQLRHCSNVEHLQNNNSRLKDQLEHTRRENSGLHEGERQLQLKIRALQNCLRSEKEEVQKLQSIISSRASQFTHDAKRKERECVKLKERINQLLVDKRDRKLAIEMVNCVSRSDGRRGLWKTGKMEARHEGEMYKALLSDYEARQRSLMVENTELKKLLQHMKKDMVSILSPKNTCNKAQSTDSCSTAPPTDDSCSKAPPSDDSLGQGGSEVEDEGEDCSKETLEQVCGSAREQLANSIRLQWRRLKNHMHRLDSQVSLAASQEEMISIREHKDAIRCMTLELQRCTECIQTQHQLLQQQFSSPCDDDTAVLLNGGYTLEEKERLKEEWKLFEEQKENFERERKSFTEAAIRLGHERKLFEEERGQWLKTQFLNMTPFMDRKRPNGVRECRRASSLNMEPGSKILSTPCVPNRSAPHAEFTPSKPAPAHLPSTVELYRTLQLIPDTRTPGRRGSNGFQPGPTLTKPRLRNSVTDCSIFSLLRDEKCHLEDLHS, encoded by the exons ATGGAGGAATggttgaacacacacacaccttctctcg acaCTAAAGATCTGTCCAGCATTTCCCATATTAGCAGCGTGTCACCCCTTGGACAGAACCTCACCGTAACAGAACCCAAAAACTCCTACAGCCTCGAGAACACCTTCTGCACCGAGGACAACATCCAGCACTGTGTCACCTACATCAGCCAG GAGGTGGGTTCTCTGGGTCTGAGCCCAGTCTGTGTGGAGTCCAGTGGTTCGGAGGTCCGTCTAAATACCACTTCAGTTCTTAATCTGCTGTATGAGCTTCTCCAGCTGAACAGGAGGAAACAGCACCACCTGCAGGAGCTGGAGAACCAGCAGCTGAGACACTGCAGCAACGTGGAACACCTGCAGAACAACAACTCCAGATtaaag gacCAGCTGGAACACACTCGGAGAGAGAACTCTGGTCTCCATGAAGGAGAACGCCAACTCCAGCTGAAGATACGAGCCCTGCAGAACTGCCTCCGCTCTGAGAAGGAGGAG GTGCAAAAGCTCCAGAGCATCATCTCCAGCCGTGCCTCCCAGTTTACCCATGATGCCAAGCgtaaggagagagagtgtgtgaaactcaaAGAGAGAATAAACCAGCTGCTGGTGGACAAACGAGACCGTAAACTAG cgATTGAGATGGTGAACTGTGTGAGTCGCTCAGATGGAAGGAGAGGACTGTGGAAGACGGGAAAAATGGAGGCCAG gcatgAGGGGGAGATGTATAAAGCTCTCTTGAGTGATTATGAGGCAAGGCAGCGGAGTCTGATGGTGGAGAACACAGAGCTGAAGAAGCTTCTGCAGCACATGAAAAAGGACATGGTGTCCATCCTGAGCCCAAAGAACACCTGCAACAAAGCCCAGTCCACTGATAGCTGCAGTACAGCCCCGCCTACTGATGACAGCTGCAGCAAAGCCCCGCCCAGTGACGACAGTCTGGGGCAG gggggTTCTGAAGTGGAGGATGAAGGGGAGGACTGTAGCAAGGAGACACTGGAGCAGGTGTGTGGTTCAGCCAGAGAGCAGCTCGCTAACAGCATCCGGCTGCAATGGAGGAGACTGAAGAACCACATGCACAGACTGGACAGCCAGG TTTCTCTGGCGGCAAGTCAGGAGGAGATGATATCCATTCGGGAACACAAGGATGCCATCCGGTGCATGACGTTGGAACTGCAGCGATGTACAGAGTGCATTCAAACCCAGCATCAACTACTGcag CAGCAGTTTAGCTCCCCCTGTGATGATGACACAGCGGTTCTGCTGAATGGTGGATACACTCTGGAGGAGAAGGAGCGACTGAAGGAGGAGTGGAAGCTCTTTGAAGAGCAGAAGGAGAATTttgagagggagaggaagagttTCACTGAAGCTGCTATACGCCTTGGCCACGAG AGGAAGCTGTTTGAGGAAGAACGAGGTCAGTGGTTGAAGACCCAGTTCTTGAACATGACTCCATTCATGGATCGAAAAAGGCCCAATGGCGTGAGGGAGTGTCGCCGTGCCTCATCCCTCA ATATGGAGCCTGGGTCTAAAATATTGTCCACTCCATGTGTTCCAAACCGATCTGCTCCCCATGCAGAATTCACCCCCAGTAAACCTGCCCCAGCACACCTTCCTTCAACAGTGGAGCTCTACCGCACCCTGCAGCTCATCCCAGACACCAG GACTCCCGGGAGACGAGGGAGTAATGGGTTTCAGCCCGGCCCTACTTTAACCAAACCCCGTCTGAGGAACAGCGTTACCGACTGCAGCATCTTCTCACTGCTCAGGGACGAGAAGTGCCACCTGGAGGATCTCCACAGTTGA
- the ssx2ipa gene encoding synovial sarcoma, X breakpoint 2 interacting protein a isoform X2, translated as MAQPVHCVYEAEADHTKDLSSISHISSVSPLGQNLTVTEPKNSYSLENTFCTEDNIQHCVTYISQEVGSLGLSPVCVESSGSEVRLNTTSVLNLLYELLQLNRRKQHHLQELENQQLRHCSNVEHLQNNNSRLKDQLEHTRRENSGLHEGERQLQLKIRALQNCLRSEKEEVQKLQSIISSRASQFTHDAKRKERECVKLKERINQLLVDKRDRKLAIEMVNCVSRSDGRRGLWKTGKMEARHEGEMYKALLSDYEARQRSLMVENTELKKLLQHMKKDMVSILSPKNTCNKAQSTDSCSTAPPTDDSCSKAPPSDDSLGQGGSEVEDEGEDCSKETLEQVCGSAREQLANSIRLQWRRLKNHMHRLDSQVSLAASQEEMISIREHKDAIRCMTLELQRCTECIQTQHQLLQQFSSPCDDDTAVLLNGGYTLEEKERLKEEWKLFEEQKENFERERKSFTEAAIRLGHERKLFEEERGQWLKTQFLNMTPFMDRKRPNGVRECRRASSLNMEPGSKILSTPCVPNRSAPHAEFTPSKPAPAHLPSTVELYRTLQLIPDTRTPGRRGSNGFQPGPTLTKPRLRNSVTDCSIFSLLRDEKCHLEDLHS; from the exons atggcgcagcCGGTGCATTGTGTCTATGAAGCTGAAGCGGACc acaCTAAAGATCTGTCCAGCATTTCCCATATTAGCAGCGTGTCACCCCTTGGACAGAACCTCACCGTAACAGAACCCAAAAACTCCTACAGCCTCGAGAACACCTTCTGCACCGAGGACAACATCCAGCACTGTGTCACCTACATCAGCCAG GAGGTGGGTTCTCTGGGTCTGAGCCCAGTCTGTGTGGAGTCCAGTGGTTCGGAGGTCCGTCTAAATACCACTTCAGTTCTTAATCTGCTGTATGAGCTTCTCCAGCTGAACAGGAGGAAACAGCACCACCTGCAGGAGCTGGAGAACCAGCAGCTGAGACACTGCAGCAACGTGGAACACCTGCAGAACAACAACTCCAGATtaaag gacCAGCTGGAACACACTCGGAGAGAGAACTCTGGTCTCCATGAAGGAGAACGCCAACTCCAGCTGAAGATACGAGCCCTGCAGAACTGCCTCCGCTCTGAGAAGGAGGAG GTGCAAAAGCTCCAGAGCATCATCTCCAGCCGTGCCTCCCAGTTTACCCATGATGCCAAGCgtaaggagagagagtgtgtgaaactcaaAGAGAGAATAAACCAGCTGCTGGTGGACAAACGAGACCGTAAACTAG cgATTGAGATGGTGAACTGTGTGAGTCGCTCAGATGGAAGGAGAGGACTGTGGAAGACGGGAAAAATGGAGGCCAG gcatgAGGGGGAGATGTATAAAGCTCTCTTGAGTGATTATGAGGCAAGGCAGCGGAGTCTGATGGTGGAGAACACAGAGCTGAAGAAGCTTCTGCAGCACATGAAAAAGGACATGGTGTCCATCCTGAGCCCAAAGAACACCTGCAACAAAGCCCAGTCCACTGATAGCTGCAGTACAGCCCCGCCTACTGATGACAGCTGCAGCAAAGCCCCGCCCAGTGACGACAGTCTGGGGCAG gggggTTCTGAAGTGGAGGATGAAGGGGAGGACTGTAGCAAGGAGACACTGGAGCAGGTGTGTGGTTCAGCCAGAGAGCAGCTCGCTAACAGCATCCGGCTGCAATGGAGGAGACTGAAGAACCACATGCACAGACTGGACAGCCAGG TTTCTCTGGCGGCAAGTCAGGAGGAGATGATATCCATTCGGGAACACAAGGATGCCATCCGGTGCATGACGTTGGAACTGCAGCGATGTACAGAGTGCATTCAAACCCAGCATCAACTACTGcag CAGTTTAGCTCCCCCTGTGATGATGACACAGCGGTTCTGCTGAATGGTGGATACACTCTGGAGGAGAAGGAGCGACTGAAGGAGGAGTGGAAGCTCTTTGAAGAGCAGAAGGAGAATTttgagagggagaggaagagttTCACTGAAGCTGCTATACGCCTTGGCCACGAG AGGAAGCTGTTTGAGGAAGAACGAGGTCAGTGGTTGAAGACCCAGTTCTTGAACATGACTCCATTCATGGATCGAAAAAGGCCCAATGGCGTGAGGGAGTGTCGCCGTGCCTCATCCCTCA ATATGGAGCCTGGGTCTAAAATATTGTCCACTCCATGTGTTCCAAACCGATCTGCTCCCCATGCAGAATTCACCCCCAGTAAACCTGCCCCAGCACACCTTCCTTCAACAGTGGAGCTCTACCGCACCCTGCAGCTCATCCCAGACACCAG GACTCCCGGGAGACGAGGGAGTAATGGGTTTCAGCCCGGCCCTACTTTAACCAAACCCCGTCTGAGGAACAGCGTTACCGACTGCAGCATCTTCTCACTGCTCAGGGACGAGAAGTGCCACCTGGAGGATCTCCACAGTTGA
- the ssx2ipa gene encoding synovial sarcoma, X breakpoint 2 interacting protein a isoform X4 produces the protein MAQPVHCVYEAEADHTKDLSSISHISSVSPLGQNLTVTEPKNSYSLENTFCTEDNIQHCVTYISQEVGSLGLSPVCVESSGSEVRLNTTSVLNLLYELLQLNRRKQHHLQELENQQLRHCSNVEHLQNNNSRLKDQLEHTRRENSGLHEGERQLQLKIRALQNCLRSEKEEVQKLQSIISSRASQFTHDAKRKERECVKLKERINQLLVDKRDRKLAIEMVNCVSRSDGRRGLWKTGKMEARHEGEMYKALLSDYEARQRSLMVENTELKKLLQHMKKDMVSILSPKNTCNKAQSTDSCSTAPPTDDSCSKAPPSDDSLGQGGSEVEDEGEDCSKETLEQVCGSAREQLANSIRLQWRRLKNHMHRLDSQVSLAASQEEMISIREHKDAIRCMTLELQRCTECIQTQHQLLQQQFSSPCDDDTAVLLNGGYTLEEKERLKEEWKLFEEQKENFERERKSFTEAAIRLGHERKLFEEERGQWLKTQFLNMTPFMDRKRPNGVRECRRASSLKFTPSKPAPAHLPSTVELYRTLQLIPDTRTPGRRGSNGFQPGPTLTKPRLRNSVTDCSIFSLLRDEKCHLEDLHS, from the exons atggcgcagcCGGTGCATTGTGTCTATGAAGCTGAAGCGGACc acaCTAAAGATCTGTCCAGCATTTCCCATATTAGCAGCGTGTCACCCCTTGGACAGAACCTCACCGTAACAGAACCCAAAAACTCCTACAGCCTCGAGAACACCTTCTGCACCGAGGACAACATCCAGCACTGTGTCACCTACATCAGCCAG GAGGTGGGTTCTCTGGGTCTGAGCCCAGTCTGTGTGGAGTCCAGTGGTTCGGAGGTCCGTCTAAATACCACTTCAGTTCTTAATCTGCTGTATGAGCTTCTCCAGCTGAACAGGAGGAAACAGCACCACCTGCAGGAGCTGGAGAACCAGCAGCTGAGACACTGCAGCAACGTGGAACACCTGCAGAACAACAACTCCAGATtaaag gacCAGCTGGAACACACTCGGAGAGAGAACTCTGGTCTCCATGAAGGAGAACGCCAACTCCAGCTGAAGATACGAGCCCTGCAGAACTGCCTCCGCTCTGAGAAGGAGGAG GTGCAAAAGCTCCAGAGCATCATCTCCAGCCGTGCCTCCCAGTTTACCCATGATGCCAAGCgtaaggagagagagtgtgtgaaactcaaAGAGAGAATAAACCAGCTGCTGGTGGACAAACGAGACCGTAAACTAG cgATTGAGATGGTGAACTGTGTGAGTCGCTCAGATGGAAGGAGAGGACTGTGGAAGACGGGAAAAATGGAGGCCAG gcatgAGGGGGAGATGTATAAAGCTCTCTTGAGTGATTATGAGGCAAGGCAGCGGAGTCTGATGGTGGAGAACACAGAGCTGAAGAAGCTTCTGCAGCACATGAAAAAGGACATGGTGTCCATCCTGAGCCCAAAGAACACCTGCAACAAAGCCCAGTCCACTGATAGCTGCAGTACAGCCCCGCCTACTGATGACAGCTGCAGCAAAGCCCCGCCCAGTGACGACAGTCTGGGGCAG gggggTTCTGAAGTGGAGGATGAAGGGGAGGACTGTAGCAAGGAGACACTGGAGCAGGTGTGTGGTTCAGCCAGAGAGCAGCTCGCTAACAGCATCCGGCTGCAATGGAGGAGACTGAAGAACCACATGCACAGACTGGACAGCCAGG TTTCTCTGGCGGCAAGTCAGGAGGAGATGATATCCATTCGGGAACACAAGGATGCCATCCGGTGCATGACGTTGGAACTGCAGCGATGTACAGAGTGCATTCAAACCCAGCATCAACTACTGcag CAGCAGTTTAGCTCCCCCTGTGATGATGACACAGCGGTTCTGCTGAATGGTGGATACACTCTGGAGGAGAAGGAGCGACTGAAGGAGGAGTGGAAGCTCTTTGAAGAGCAGAAGGAGAATTttgagagggagaggaagagttTCACTGAAGCTGCTATACGCCTTGGCCACGAG AGGAAGCTGTTTGAGGAAGAACGAGGTCAGTGGTTGAAGACCCAGTTCTTGAACATGACTCCATTCATGGATCGAAAAAGGCCCAATGGCGTGAGGGAGTGTCGCCGTGCCTCATCCCTCA AATTCACCCCCAGTAAACCTGCCCCAGCACACCTTCCTTCAACAGTGGAGCTCTACCGCACCCTGCAGCTCATCCCAGACACCAG GACTCCCGGGAGACGAGGGAGTAATGGGTTTCAGCCCGGCCCTACTTTAACCAAACCCCGTCTGAGGAACAGCGTTACCGACTGCAGCATCTTCTCACTGCTCAGGGACGAGAAGTGCCACCTGGAGGATCTCCACAGTTGA
- the ssx2ipa gene encoding synovial sarcoma, X breakpoint 2 interacting protein a isoform X1 produces MAQPVHCVYEAEADHTKDLSSISHISSVSPLGQNLTVTEPKNSYSLENTFCTEDNIQHCVTYISQEVGSLGLSPVCVESSGSEVRLNTTSVLNLLYELLQLNRRKQHHLQELENQQLRHCSNVEHLQNNNSRLKDQLEHTRRENSGLHEGERQLQLKIRALQNCLRSEKEEVQKLQSIISSRASQFTHDAKRKERECVKLKERINQLLVDKRDRKLAIEMVNCVSRSDGRRGLWKTGKMEARHEGEMYKALLSDYEARQRSLMVENTELKKLLQHMKKDMVSILSPKNTCNKAQSTDSCSTAPPTDDSCSKAPPSDDSLGQGGSEVEDEGEDCSKETLEQVCGSAREQLANSIRLQWRRLKNHMHRLDSQVSLAASQEEMISIREHKDAIRCMTLELQRCTECIQTQHQLLQQQFSSPCDDDTAVLLNGGYTLEEKERLKEEWKLFEEQKENFERERKSFTEAAIRLGHERKLFEEERGQWLKTQFLNMTPFMDRKRPNGVRECRRASSLNMEPGSKILSTPCVPNRSAPHAEFTPSKPAPAHLPSTVELYRTLQLIPDTRTPGRRGSNGFQPGPTLTKPRLRNSVTDCSIFSLLRDEKCHLEDLHS; encoded by the exons atggcgcagcCGGTGCATTGTGTCTATGAAGCTGAAGCGGACc acaCTAAAGATCTGTCCAGCATTTCCCATATTAGCAGCGTGTCACCCCTTGGACAGAACCTCACCGTAACAGAACCCAAAAACTCCTACAGCCTCGAGAACACCTTCTGCACCGAGGACAACATCCAGCACTGTGTCACCTACATCAGCCAG GAGGTGGGTTCTCTGGGTCTGAGCCCAGTCTGTGTGGAGTCCAGTGGTTCGGAGGTCCGTCTAAATACCACTTCAGTTCTTAATCTGCTGTATGAGCTTCTCCAGCTGAACAGGAGGAAACAGCACCACCTGCAGGAGCTGGAGAACCAGCAGCTGAGACACTGCAGCAACGTGGAACACCTGCAGAACAACAACTCCAGATtaaag gacCAGCTGGAACACACTCGGAGAGAGAACTCTGGTCTCCATGAAGGAGAACGCCAACTCCAGCTGAAGATACGAGCCCTGCAGAACTGCCTCCGCTCTGAGAAGGAGGAG GTGCAAAAGCTCCAGAGCATCATCTCCAGCCGTGCCTCCCAGTTTACCCATGATGCCAAGCgtaaggagagagagtgtgtgaaactcaaAGAGAGAATAAACCAGCTGCTGGTGGACAAACGAGACCGTAAACTAG cgATTGAGATGGTGAACTGTGTGAGTCGCTCAGATGGAAGGAGAGGACTGTGGAAGACGGGAAAAATGGAGGCCAG gcatgAGGGGGAGATGTATAAAGCTCTCTTGAGTGATTATGAGGCAAGGCAGCGGAGTCTGATGGTGGAGAACACAGAGCTGAAGAAGCTTCTGCAGCACATGAAAAAGGACATGGTGTCCATCCTGAGCCCAAAGAACACCTGCAACAAAGCCCAGTCCACTGATAGCTGCAGTACAGCCCCGCCTACTGATGACAGCTGCAGCAAAGCCCCGCCCAGTGACGACAGTCTGGGGCAG gggggTTCTGAAGTGGAGGATGAAGGGGAGGACTGTAGCAAGGAGACACTGGAGCAGGTGTGTGGTTCAGCCAGAGAGCAGCTCGCTAACAGCATCCGGCTGCAATGGAGGAGACTGAAGAACCACATGCACAGACTGGACAGCCAGG TTTCTCTGGCGGCAAGTCAGGAGGAGATGATATCCATTCGGGAACACAAGGATGCCATCCGGTGCATGACGTTGGAACTGCAGCGATGTACAGAGTGCATTCAAACCCAGCATCAACTACTGcag CAGCAGTTTAGCTCCCCCTGTGATGATGACACAGCGGTTCTGCTGAATGGTGGATACACTCTGGAGGAGAAGGAGCGACTGAAGGAGGAGTGGAAGCTCTTTGAAGAGCAGAAGGAGAATTttgagagggagaggaagagttTCACTGAAGCTGCTATACGCCTTGGCCACGAG AGGAAGCTGTTTGAGGAAGAACGAGGTCAGTGGTTGAAGACCCAGTTCTTGAACATGACTCCATTCATGGATCGAAAAAGGCCCAATGGCGTGAGGGAGTGTCGCCGTGCCTCATCCCTCA ATATGGAGCCTGGGTCTAAAATATTGTCCACTCCATGTGTTCCAAACCGATCTGCTCCCCATGCAGAATTCACCCCCAGTAAACCTGCCCCAGCACACCTTCCTTCAACAGTGGAGCTCTACCGCACCCTGCAGCTCATCCCAGACACCAG GACTCCCGGGAGACGAGGGAGTAATGGGTTTCAGCCCGGCCCTACTTTAACCAAACCCCGTCTGAGGAACAGCGTTACCGACTGCAGCATCTTCTCACTGCTCAGGGACGAGAAGTGCCACCTGGAGGATCTCCACAGTTGA
- the mcoln3a gene encoding mucolipin-3: MSEPGLLVNCSSGSSVTKESLESQALLELRRKLKYFFMSPCEKYRARGRKPWKLTLQILKIAIITIQLISFGLSNEMMVTFTEENLVTFKHLFLKDFKEKDGVHAVYTKRQVHDHINYTINRYMTLQNVTVGNHAFEKVHGVFTPLSLCQEFYRHGNISPGDETFDIDPHVQKECVYIYPMKPIQNKGLMSLNNFTLDFRRLLSVNILLKVKAINLQTVRHDELPDCYNFSITIDFDNRAQSGQIKISLRSDVEINVCKDWNVSGSNADSHFLVIVAFDSLVIMSCFLSLMLCIRSVSSGVQLMTEYSSFVSTHCGRSLSWSESMEFINVWYLLIIISDTLTVSGSVLKICIHSKELTNYKVCSILLGTATVLVWIGVLRYLGFFQKYNILILTLRAALPSVIRFSFCAVLIYLSYCFCGWIVLGPHHENFRTFNMAAYCLFSMINGDAIYSTFTKLRERNWVLWFFSRIYVYSFISIFTYMVLSLFIAIITNTYHTIKQQQQDGVVFSELQAFISERRIKPTSYPHPTEEQEEKPDSAPN, from the exons ATGTCTGAGCCAGGTTTATTAGTGAACTGTTCCAGTGGAAGCTCTGTGACCAAAGAGAGTCTGGAGTCCCAGGCTCTACTGGAGCTAAGGAGAAAACTCAAATATTTCTTCATGAGTCCTTGTGAAAAATATCGAGCAAGAGGACGCAAACCCTGGAAGTTGACACTACAAATTCTTAAAATTGCCATCATCACGATACAG ctaaTCTCATTCGGACTGAGTAATGAGATGATGGTGACATTCACTGAGGAAAACCTTGTCACATTTAAGCACCTTTTTCTCAAAGATTTCAAAGAAAAAGATGGAGTTCATGCTGTTTACACAAAACGACAAGTCCACGATCACATAAACTACACCATCAACAGG taCATGACTCTGCAGAATGTGACAGTGGGGAATCATGCATTTGAGAAAGTCCATGGTGTCttcacaccactgtctttgtgtcAGGAGTTTTATCGCCATGGCAACATCTCACCTGGTGATGAGACCTTCGACATTGACCCCCACGTGCAAAAAG agtgtgtttacatttaccCAATGAAACCAATTCAAAACAAAGGGTTAATGAGCCTCAACAACTTTACTCTGGACTTCAGAAG ACTTTTATCGGTGAATATTCTCCTGAAAGTAAAGGCCATTAATCTCCAGACAGTTCGACACGATGAACTGCCCGACTGTTATAACTTCAGTATCACA ATAGATTTTGATAACCGAGCTCAGAGTGGACAGATTAAAATCTCTTTACGAAGTGACGTGGAGATCAATGTCTGTAAAGACTGGAATGTCTCTGGCTCCA ATGCAGATAGTCACTTCCTGGTAATAGTGGCATTTGATTCACTGGTGATCATgtcctgttttctttctctaatGCTGTGCATTCGCTCGGTTTCCAGCGGAGTCCAGCTAATGACT gaatACTCCAGCTTTGTCTCCACCCACTGTGGACGGAGCTTGTCATGGTCAGAGAGTATGGAGTTCATTAATGTGTGGTacctcctcatcatcatcagcgACACCCTCACAGTCTCCGGATCAGTTCTGAAAATCTGTATACACagcaag GAGTTGACGAATTATAAGGTGTGCAGTATTTTATTGGGGACTGCTACAGTTCTGGTTTGGATTGGAGTCCTACGCTACCTGGGATTTTTCCAGAAATACAAC ATCCTGATCCTGACCCTGCGTGCGGCTCTGCCCAGTGTGATCCGGTTCTCTTTTTGTGCGGTTCTGATCTACCTCAGTTACTGCTTCTGTGGCTGGATCGTCCTCGGACCACACCACGAAAAT TTCCGCACCTTTAACATGGCGGCGTACTGTCTGTTCTCCATGATCAACGGAGACGCCATCTACTCCACCTTCACCAAACTGAGGGAGAGGAACTGGGTTCTCTGGTTCTTCAGCAGAATCTACGTCTACAGCTTCATCTCCATCTTCACCTACATGGTCCTCAGCCTCTTCATCGCCATCATCACCAACACTTACCACACCATCAAG cagcagcagcaggatgGTGTGGTGTTTTCTGAGCTGCAGGCGTTTATATCAGAGAGAAGAATCAAACCAACTTCATACCCTCACCCCACTGAGGAACAGGAGGAGAAACCAGACAGTGCCCCCAACTGA